The sequence ATATGGTTGTTACGATGGGTAGGTATCAAATCACCCTTCTTTCTCAAGGGGAATCTTTGAAAATTTTTACGGAGCTTCAGAGGCTTCGCTTTCAGTTTTCTGCTTTTCTGCGGGATTGTTTTGTTCTGCCTCGCCTGGAGTAGGTGTTGGCGTAGCTGTTGGTTCCACAGGAGGCGTCACTGGTGCCGGTGGGGCGGGTGTGACCGCGGGCGCTGGTGGTGCCGGTGGGGCGACTGGTGCCGGTGGGGCTGGCTGAATTTTGGTGGGAGGTTCAGCATTCACAAGTGCCAAGCGGGCTGCGGCGGCTTGGCTGAAGGTGTTGCCCTGGGCTCCTTCGTCTGCCTGTGCTTTTTTATACCAGGTGGAGGCCTCTTCTTTTTTGCCTGCGGCCTTGGCGATGTCGCCCAAGGTGATGCAGGCGAGAGGGGCGATGTAGCTGTCGCTCTCGTTTTCGGCAATTTCGGTGAGTAGGGTGCTGGCATCCTCCGTTTTACCTTCCTCGAGCATGCGCAGGGCCAGGCTGACCTGGGCACTTGCTTTGGCCGGGTGGTTCGGGTTGTTGTCGATGAATTCGTTCAGTGTCTGGATGGCGTCGGTTGGCGAGTCTTCTCCTTGCAAGTCGGCCAGTAGGGGGAGTGCCGTGGAAGCCGCTTTGCTTTCGGGCCATTGAGAAATGACTTTTTGGTAATCCTCGGCGGATTCTGCGGTCAGCAGGGCGGCTCCAGCCTCCTCAGCTTTTCCTTTGGCAATGCCGGAATAAATGACATAGGCGATCATACCGAGGGCGAGCAGAATAGCGGCGATGATCAGTTTTTTCTGGTGGGCGTCGAGAAATTGATCGAGCTTGCTTGGGCCGTGGTCGATTTCTGCGAAGGGTGTGGGTGATTCAGCCATAGAATAGGTAAGTTGGGCGGGCGTGATAGCGGAGGTCGGAGGGCTTGGCAAGGGAATAGCTTTTAGAATCGTTTTTTCCCTTGGTGCGGGTTGCAGGGGGGCTCGACTAACCGAGAAGCAGCACGGATTTGGCGATGTCGGCAAATGCGGCGCTTGTCGGATTGGCCGAGGGATCCGAGAGGGCGATGGGCTGGCCGCTGTCACCTTGTTGTCGGGTCGGAATATTGATCGGGATTTGACCTAGCAGCGGGACTTTGAGTTTTTCCGCTTCACGGGCTCCTCCTCCTTCGCCAAAGATCGGGTAGCGGGTGCCGTGGTCACATTCAAACCAGGCCATGTTCTCGATCAGTCCGAGGATGGGAACGTTGACCTTGTCGAACATCGAGACCGCCTTTCTTGCATCGATCAGGGCCACTTCCTGCGGAGTGGTGACGATGATGGCCCCGGTCAGGGCGATGGTCTGGACGATGGTTAGTTGAATGTCTCCGGTTCCGGGGGGCAGGTCGAGAATGAGGTAGTCGAGATCTCCCCAAAGGACGTGGGTGAGAAATTGCTGGGTGTAGCGGGTTGCCAGTGGTCCGCGGACGATGACCGGGGAGTCATCTTCCAGCAGGAAGCCCATGGACATCAGCTTGACGTCGTGGGCGGTGATGGGGATGATTTGGTTGTCCTCGGTTGCCAGGGGGCGTTCGTTTTTCCCAAACATCAGGGTGATCGACGGACCGCAGAGATCGCAATCGCAGAGTCCTACCTTGGCTCCGGTCTTGGAGAGGGCCACGGCAAGGTTGGAGGCCACGGTGGATTTACCGACGCCTCCTTTGCCTGAGGCCACGGCGATGATTTTTTTGACTCCCGGGATGTTGCTTTTTTCCTGTCCCTCGGCTGAACCCGCTTGGGTGCTGGGTTCTTGGACGTCGATTTCAATCTTGGCATGCTTGATTTCCGGAACCGGATCGAGCACCGCATGGCAGTTATTGAAAATTTGTTCTGGAACCGTGGGGTCCTTGGTTTGGATGCTGATCAGGACCGTGACAATACCGGCGTCGATTTGCACATCCTTGACCAGGCCGAAGGAGACGATGTCACGGCTGAAGCCGGGGTAGGGAACTTGTTTGAGAAGCTCAAGTATGGATTCAGGATTCATGAAGAATGAGGAGTTTAGAAAGTAGAAGAAGGGGGCTTAGTGCTCTTCGTGGGTTGTTTGGCTCGATAGGTAGAGAATGCGTCCGCAGTTCTCACATTGGGTGATTTCTTTTTCCGCCTGAACATTGATCATGGTAGCGGCTACGAGTTTCATATGGCAGCCTTGGCATTGTCCGCGCTCAGCTGAAACAATGGCATCACCACCTTTGGATTTCATCAGCCGTTCATAAAGGGAGAGTTGGTCTTCATCGACGGCCGAAGCCAGAGAGTCACGATCAGACTGCACTTCCGTTTTTTGTTGTTGGCACTCTGCAGCTTTTTTGTCGAGCAGTTCGATTTCTTCATCGACCATACCCTGGGTGATGTCGAGAGCGGCCTGGGCCTTGTTCCGTATTTCTTGTAAGCCGTCGGCCTTTTCCATCAGTTCGAGCTCGGTTGTTTCCAGCGCATCGATTTCTTCCGTGTAGCGGGTGATTTCATTTCCGAGAGCCGTAAACTCTTCGTTTTTCTTGGTTTCATACTGCTGGACTTTCAGTTTTGTGAGGGTGTCTTTCCGCACGCCGATATCCAGTTCGACATTTTTGATGGCGATTTCGTTTTCCTGAATGGCGGATTTTGCCTGGGCTACGGTGTCGAGGTCGTTAGCCAGCCGTTCCTTGGCTCGTTGCTGATCATTGGGGATGCGTTTCAGCTCGTTGGTGAGTTTGAGGATACGTTGGTCCCGATCCTGGAGGATGAGTAAGGATTCGATTTCAGAAAGCATGCATGGGTTCTACCCCCTGATTGGCCCTGGGGCAAGTGTAGCCTGTGTCGAGAAAGATGATTTTTCTTGGTAGCCAAAATTGGCGTCATCGGATAGGGTCTGGCTGTCGTTTGCGATGAGTCGACAAAGCCAAACCGAAAAATGATGAAAATTGAGTGTCCAGAGTGTAGTCAACGATTTGATGTGACGGATGAGTTTATGGGAAAGACCGTGGAGTGCGGGTCCTGTGATGGTCGTTTCAAGGTGGATGATGAAGTGTTGGTGAAGGAGAAACAAAAATTTTATCCAGGTGAGAAACGGGGAGCGCATCTTGAGCGGTTTGCCAGCGCCAAGGCGAGCGCGGTTTCGGCCGCCCCGGAGGCGGTGCAAGTGGGCTTTCAGCAGGCACACTATCAGCCGGACCCTCATGCAGAGCTCGTGGGGCCACCTCGTCCCAGACGTACGGTGGCTGCGGTCCTTGGTGGTAGCTTGATGGTTTTGATTCTGATTGTCTTTTTACTGGCAGGAGGAAAAGAGGGACCGATGAGGGATATGGAAACGCAGAATCGGTTTATTCTCTGCGGATTTACGGCACTATTGGGCTGTGGCTTGTTATTCTATGGCATGGTGAAGAACCGGATGATGGGCGGATTGCTGTGTTTGCTTCTCGGTGGGGGCTTGATGGCGATGCCTGTGCTGTTTCCTGGAAACCCAACCAGCGCATCGGATGATTATGTCCCCGACCTGGTGGCAGAAAAAGAAGCGGAGGATGAGGCTGTGGCAGCCGATGATGAGGCGGATTATATGGACGAAATTGGCTACGAGCCCGTAGCCGAGTCCTTGCGGGTAGCTCCAGCTCACAGCATTGTGGCTATTTATTTGCGTAATGCCAACAAGGGGGTGCGGGAAAAAATCTCTGATTACCTCTACGAGGAAACAGGCAAGCTTGCCC comes from Oceaniferula marina and encodes:
- a CDS encoding tetratricopeptide repeat protein; translated protein: MAESPTPFAEIDHGPSKLDQFLDAHQKKLIIAAILLALGMIAYVIYSGIAKGKAEEAGAALLTAESAEDYQKVISQWPESKAASTALPLLADLQGEDSPTDAIQTLNEFIDNNPNHPAKASAQVSLALRMLEEGKTEDASTLLTEIAENESDSYIAPLACITLGDIAKAAGKKEEASTWYKKAQADEGAQGNTFSQAAAARLALVNAEPPTKIQPAPPAPVAPPAPPAPAVTPAPPAPVTPPVEPTATPTPTPGEAEQNNPAEKQKTESEASEAP
- a CDS encoding P-loop NTPase, whose amino-acid sequence is MNPESILELLKQVPYPGFSRDIVSFGLVKDVQIDAGIVTVLISIQTKDPTVPEQIFNNCHAVLDPVPEIKHAKIEIDVQEPSTQAGSAEGQEKSNIPGVKKIIAVASGKGGVGKSTVASNLAVALSKTGAKVGLCDCDLCGPSITLMFGKNERPLATEDNQIIPITAHDVKLMSMGFLLEDDSPVIVRGPLATRYTQQFLTHVLWGDLDYLILDLPPGTGDIQLTIVQTIALTGAIIVTTPQEVALIDARKAVSMFDKVNVPILGLIENMAWFECDHGTRYPIFGEGGGAREAEKLKVPLLGQIPINIPTRQQGDSGQPIALSDPSANPTSAAFADIAKSVLLLG
- a CDS encoding zinc ribbon domain-containing protein; its protein translation is MLSEIESLLILQDRDQRILKLTNELKRIPNDQQRAKERLANDLDTVAQAKSAIQENEIAIKNVELDIGVRKDTLTKLKVQQYETKKNEEFTALGNEITRYTEEIDALETTELELMEKADGLQEIRNKAQAALDITQGMVDEEIELLDKKAAECQQQKTEVQSDRDSLASAVDEDQLSLYERLMKSKGGDAIVSAERGQCQGCHMKLVAATMINVQAEKEITQCENCGRILYLSSQTTHEEH